In Streptomyces sp. P9-A4, the genomic window AAACACGCCAAGGCGGGAACCCGCCCCCTAGCATCGGAGGATGTCCGACTCCGCACCGCGCAGGGACACCCGGGGCATCGTCGACCCCGCCGAACTGCTCTCCCGCGTCCGCTTCCGCCGCCACGCCCCGGCGCCGGAGCTGCGGGCCTTCCTGGAGCACTACTGGCTGATCGACTGGGACCTGGAGGAGCCGTACGCGAGCCACCTCGTCCCGCACCCTTCGGTGAACATCGTCTTCCAGCGGTACGGGCCGCTCGGCGCCCCGGCCGGGTCCACGCGCGCGTCCGCCGAGGTCTCGGGGATCGGGCTCGGCCTCTTCACCCAGAAGCTGGAGGAGTCGGGCCGGGTCTGCGGGGTGCAGTTCCGCCCCGGCGGCTTCCGCCCGTTCGCGCCCGCGTGGCCGGTGTCGACCTGGACGGGCCGCAGGGTCCCCCTGACCGAGGTGTTCCCGGACGCGGGCGCGGACGCGAGTGCCGACGTCCTCTCCCCCGACGACGACCACGCGCGCGTGGCGACGCTCGACGCGTTCCTCCTGGGCCACGGTCCCGCCCCCGATCCGGCGGCCGACCAGGCCATGGAGCTCGTCGACCTGGTCCGCGCGGACCGCACGGTCCGCAGGGTGTCCCAACTGGCCGCCGCGACCGGCCTCTCGGCACGTTCGCTGCAACGCCTGTTCTCGTCCCACGTCGGCGTGGGCCCGAAGTGGGTGATCCTGCGCTACCGCATCCACGAGGCCCTGGAGCGTGCCGAGGCCGCGGAGACGGCCGGCGGCGACCCGGACTGGGCCGGCCTCGCGGCGGAGCTGGGCTACAGCGACCAGGCCCATCTCGTACGGGACTTCACCGCGACGATCGGGGTGCCGCCGACGGCGTACGCCCGGGGACTGTCAGCCCCCTGACCTACCGTACGGAGATGGACAACGACATCTCACCGGTACGCCTCGAAGCGTGGTCCGAGGGCGACGGCGAGCTCCTGCGCGCCCTGAACGCACCGGAGCTGACGGAGCACCTGGGCGGCCCGGAGACCGAGGAGCAGCTCGTCCTGCGCCACCGGAAGTACGTGGGCATGAGCGCCCAGGAACCGGGCGCGGGGCGGATGTTCCGGATCGTGCTGCTGCCGGAGGAGGCCGTGGTGGGCAGCATCGGGTTCTGGGTGCGGACCGGGGACGGCGAACCGACGTACGAGACCGGGTGGGCCGTGCTGCCGGGCTTCCAGGGCCGGGGGGTGGCGACGGCCGCCACGCGCGCGGTGGCCGGGGAGGCCCGGCGGGCGGGTCTCCACCGCTTCCTGCACGCGTACCCGTCGACGGACAACGGCGCGTCGAACGCGGTGTGCCGCAAGGCGGGGTTCGAGCTGCTCGGCGAGCGGGACTTCGAGTACCCGCCGGGGCACCCGATGCGCTGCAACGACTGGCGCCTGGAGCTGACGGAACCGGACGACAGGCCCTAGGCCGGCTCCTCCGGTGCGGTGAGCGGCCGGGTGAAGTGGAAGGCCACGATGTCGAAGCGCTCGCGCAGATAGAAGCGGTGGGCCCCGGTGCGATGGGTGCCGGAGTCCAGGTTGAGCTCGTGGCAGCCGGCGGCGCGGGCGTGGTCGTCCAGATGGGCGACGAGCGCGTGGCCGACGCCGGTGGAGCGGCTGGCGGCTGCGGTCACGAGGTCGTCGACGTAGAGATTGCGCAGGGAGCTGGTGTTGTCGACGATCCGCCAGCCGGCCGCGCCGACGCAGCGGCCGTCGTCCGCGTAGGCGGCGCTGAACCGCAGCCCCTGCGGGTGCCCTGCCCGGTACACCTCGCGGAAGAGGTCCGGGGTGAGGTGGGGGCGGAGTTCGGAGAGGACCGGCAGGAGGTCGCTCTCCAGCCGGGGGTCGCCGGGTTCGAGGTCGATGATCTTCATGGCGGGACCGTACCTCAGGGTTTTGTCGGGGTTGACGCACCGTGCACCACCCTGGATATTTATCTGCATGACGCAGATGATGCGCCACGCAGCGGAATTCGCCCTGCCGCTGCATCCACCTCCGGAAGGACAGCTCCCATGACCGTTCTCGTCACCGGCAGCCGCGGCCGTGTCGCCTCCACCCTGCTCGGACTGCTCGACACCGCGGGCATCAAAGCCAGAGCCGGCTCCAAGAACCCGGCGGACCTCTCCCCACCGCCCGGGGTGGACACCGTGCGCTGCGACCTCGCCGATCCGGCCACCTTCGACGCCGCGCTGGACGGCGCCGACTCCGTCTTCCTCTACGCCGAGGCCACCCACGCCGAGGCCTTCGCGGACCGGGCCCGCGCCGCCGGCGTCGAGCACGTCGTCCTCCTCTCCTCCAGCTCAGTCCTCGCCCCGGACGCCGAGGAGAACCCGATCGCCGCCTCCCACCTCACAGCCGAGCGCGCCCTCTCCGCCGCAGCGGAGGCCGGAGCCTTCCGGGCCACCCACCTCCGGCCGGGCGCGTTCGCCACCAACACCCTGCAATGGGTCCCTTCGCTCAGGGACGGACGGGGACCCGCCCTGCCCCACCCCGACACGTACGGGGACCCGATCCACGAGCGCGATGTCGCCGAAGCCGCCTTCGCGGTGCTCACCGAGCCCCGGCTGCGGGGCTCCTCGTATCTGCTGACGGGTCCCGAGTCGCTGACCTTCGTCGAGCAGCTGGCGATCCTCGCCGAGGTGACGGGGAGACCTGCTCCCCACACGGTGGTGACGCCCGAGCAGTGGAAGGACTCCGTCGCCGCCTACCTGCCGGAGGCCTTCGCCGACGCCCTGCTGTCCTACTGGGCCGCGCACGACGGCCGGCCGACACCCGTGACCCACACCGTCGAGGAACTCACCGGCCACCCGGCCCGCACCTTCGCCCAGTGGGTCACCGACCACGAGGAGGCCTTCCGCCCCTGACCACGCCCACCGCACCGGGACCCCGCCCGCGACGAATTCCCTGGCCGCCCCGCCCGCCCCGGTGCCATCCTGTCCCCGTGAACGGACCGGAGATCCACATCAGTTTCGCCCCCGGCCTGGGGCTGTTCGTCGCGGCGGACCGCCGCTCGGGCGCGACGCCCCTCACCACCGACGGCACTTCCTCGCTCGGCCATGTCGTGGAGTCCCTCGGCGTGCCGCTGACCGAGGCCGGGCGGCTCCTGGTCGACGGGCGGCCCGTCGACACCTCGCACGTCCCGGCGGCGGGCGAGACGGTCGAGGTGGAGAGCGTCGCCCGCCCGCAGCCGGTGCCGGGCGCCCCGCTCCGGTTCCTGCTCGACGTGCACCTCGGCACGCTGGCCAGGCGGCTGCGCCTGCTCGGGGTGGACGCCGCGTACGAGAGCGAGGACATCGGCGACCCCGCCCTCGCCGCGCTCTCGGCCCGGGACCGGCGCGTGATGCTCTCGCGGGACCGCGGTCTGCTGCGCCGCCGCGAACTGTGGGCGGGCGCCTACGTCTACAGCGACCGGCCGGAGGACCAGTTGCGGGACGTCCTGGAGCGCTTCGCCCCGCGGCTCGCACCCTGGACGCGCTGCACCGCGTGCAACGGAGAGCTGAGCGGCGCCGACAAGGACGCGGTCCGCGAGCGCCTGGAGCTGGGCACGGAGAAGACGTACGACGTGTTCGCCGAATGCGTCGAGTGCGGCAGGGTCTACTGGCGCGGCGCGCACCACCACCGCCTGGAGACGATCGTCTCCGACGCGGTACGGGAGTTCGGCGGGACCGCGGCCGGCTGACGGGGACGGCCGGCCCGCTCCCGGTCAGCCGAGGTCGCCGCCGCGCAGCCGCTCGATCTGTGCGGCGCTGACCTCGACGGTCCGCCGCATATGGGCGATGAGCAGGGCCAGCTCTGCGTCGCTGTAGACGTCGAACATCGTGCCCCAGGCGCCGTTGAGCTTGCGCCACAGGGCGCCGAGCTCCGCGATCCGTTCGGGCACGAGCGCGACCAGGACCCGGCGCCGGTCCTCGGTGTCGCGTTCGCGCGTCACATAGCCGGACCGTTCGAGGCGGTCGACGAGCCGGGTGGCCGAGCCCGTGGTGAGACCGGTCAGCTCGGCGACCCGGCCGGTGGTCACCGGCGCCTCTTCGAGGCTGAGCAGGTTCAGGCACTGCACATCGGTCGGGTGGAGCCCCAGGTGGTCGGCGACGGCCTGGTTGAACAGGGCGTACGCGGCCATGTAGCGGCGTGCCTCCCCGAACAGCTCGGTCATCAGGGCGTCGCGCCGGACGGAACTCTTCTGCGGCATGCAGAGAGTGTACGAACCAGGCACCGCTCGCACGGGCCCGCGCCGTGCACCACTCGCACCGGCGCGCGCCTCGCCTCAGGACGACCCTCCTCAGGGCGCCTCGGCGGTGAGGTAGCGCTGCACGGTCGGGCCGAGCCAGGCCACGATCTCCTCGGGGGACATCTCGACGGCGGGCGGCAGCCGCAGCACATAGCGGGTGAGCGCCATGCCGAGGATCTGGGAGGCGACGAGCGCGGCACGTTGCGGGGCCTCCGCCGGGTCGGGGCAGACGCCCCGGGTCACGGGCCCGAGCTGCTGGGCGAAGATCTCCTGCATCCGCTCGGCCCCGGCCGCGTTGGTGACGCCGACCCGCAGCATCCCGGTGAGGACCTCGTCCCGTTCCCAGCGCTCGATGAAGTGGGTGACCAGGACGGCGCCGATGTGCCGCGCGGGCAGCGAACCCAGCTCGGGCAGGCCGATGTCGATCTCGGAGGCGGCCGCGAACAGGCCCTCCTTGTTGCCGTAGTAGCGCATGACCATCGACGGATCGATCCCGGCGTCCCGGGCGATGGCCCGGATGGTGGCGCGGTCGTATCCGTCGGAGGCGAAGCGCTCACGGGCGGCTTCCAGGATGGCGGCCCTGGTGACGTCGGAGCGGCGGGCGGTGGTCATGTCAACGACTGTAGGCCAACAGGCGTTGACATTCCATTCGAACCACCTCTACATTTGCCAACAAGCGTTGACCAACAGTTGTTGGCCAACGGTCGTGGGCACCCTGGAGGCAGCCATGAGCACCACGGAGAAGACGGACACGGACGTACTGGTCGTCGGCGCGGGCCCCACCGGTCTGCTGCTCGCCGGCGACCTCGCCACCGCGGGCATCGGCGTCACCCTGGTCGAGCGCCGCCCGCACGGCCTCAGCAACATGACCCGCGCCTTCGGCGTCCACGCCCGCACACTGGAGCAGTTGGACGCCCGCGGCCTCGCGGACGAACTCCTCACCACCGGCACCACCCTGGACCGCGCCCGGCTCTTCGGCGCCCTCGACCTCGACCTCACCCGGCTGCCCAGCCGCTTCAACCACCTGCTCGTCACCCCGCAGTACGAGGTGGAGCGCCTCCTGGAGCGCCGCGCGGTGTCCGCCGGGGTCACCTTCCGGTACGGGACGGAGCTGCGCGGCCTGCGCCAGGACGCCGGCACGGTCACCGCGGAGCTCACCGACCCGGACGGGGCGCCGCTCACCCTCACCGCCCGCCAACTGGTCGGCGCGGACGGGGTCCGCAGCGCGGTCCGCACCGCCCTGGGCCTGCCCTTCCCCGGCGGCTCCGTGATCCGCTCCCTCGTCCTCGCCGACGTCCGCCTGGCCGAGGAGCCCGCCGAGTCGTTCACCGTCAGCGGCTCCGGCGACAGCTTCGCCTTCCTCGCCCCCTTCGGCGACGGCTGGTACCGGGTGATGGGCTGGAGCCGCACCCGCCAGGTCGCCGACAGCGAGCCCGTCGACCTCGACGAGGTCCGCGAGATCGCCCGCCTCGCCTTCGGCACCGACCACGGCATGCACGACCCGCGCTGGATCTCCCGCTTCCACAGCGACGAGCGCCAGGCACCGGCCTACCGGGTGGGCCGGGTCTTCCTCGCCGGAGACGCCGCCCACGTCCACTCCCCCGCCGGCGGCCAGGGCATGAACACCGGCCTCCAGGACGCCGCCAACCTCTCCTGGAAGCTCACCGCCGTCCTGCGTGGCGACGCCCCCGACCCCGAAGCCCTCCTCGACAGCTACCAGTCCGAGCGGCACCCGGTCGGCGCGATGGTGCTGCGCAGCAGCGGCGCGATCGTGCGCCTGGCGATGGCCCACACCCCGCTCACCCGCGCGGCCCGCACCCTCACCGCCCGCTTCCTGGGCGCGGTCCGGCCGGCCTCCGCCCGCGCCCTGGGCATGATCAGCGGAATCGGCATCGCCTACGCGCCCCCGGCCGGCGCCGCCCGCCCCGCGGGGCGCCGCGCACCGGACGCGCGACTGCGCGAGGGCCGGCTCTACGAGCTGCTGCGCCGGGGCGAGTTCGTCCTGATCGCCCCGGAGGGCGAGCCTCCGGCCCTGCCGGGGACCGCCCCGGTCGCTCCGGGACACCTCGTACGGGCCACCTGGACGGATCCGGCACGACGGACGGCGGTCCTGGTCCGCCCCGACGGCTACGTCCAGTGGACGAGCCGTTGAGCACCCGGCCCGGCCGCCACCCCGGCCGTCAGAAGACGTACGGGTCGCCGGTGGCCAGCACGAGGACGCGATGCCGGTCGTTCCCGGGGTTCCGGTCGGCCACCCCGTCCCGCCAGGCGGTGCTGATCTCCACGGTCAGCTCGTCCGGGAGACCGGCGGTCCGCAGGTCGAGCGCCAGCTCGCCGGCACCTCCCATGGCCGGCAGTTCGCCCGTCCGGCAGGACACCACCCGGTCGCTGCTCCACAGACAGGCCGACGGCAGCTCCTGGCCGCCCGCCATCGACTCGGAGAAGGCGAGCCGGACGGTCGCCTGGGGGACATCGCTGGGGCCGAGGTTCTCGCTGACCAGCCACACCCCGACCCGCCCGTCCCAGAGGGAGACATGACCGTGATGGGCCAGATCCGCCTCGGGCCCGACCACCGGCCCCACGGCGCCGGCACCCGGGCCCGCACCCATCACCACGGCCGCCGCGAGAACGACCCCGAGCACACCCTTCCGCATTCCATGCATAGGGCCAAAATACCCACAGATCATCTCATATTCTGACAACCTGTCAGCCAGCGTGTCTCATGGGACGCTGCCCTCATGATCACCGCCCGTTCCCTCGCCCTCTTCGTCCTCGCCGCCCTCTTCGAGATCGGCGGCGCCTGGCTCGTCTGGCAGGGCGTCCGCGAGCACCGGGGCTGGATCTGGATCGGCGGCGGAGTCCTCGCCCTCGGCGTGTACGGCTTCGTCGCGACCCTCCAGCCCGACGCCGAGTTCGGCCGCGTCCTCGCGGCCTACGGAGGAGTGTTCGTCGCCGGATCCCTCGCCTGGGGCATGGTGGCCGACGGCTACCGGCCCGACCGCTGGGACGTCATCGGCGCACTCGTCTGCCTCGCCGGAATGGCCTTGATCATGTACGCCCCGCGAGGCCGCTGACCGGCGCCCCGTCCTATCCTGACCGGGCGATCGACGTATTCGACCACCTGCGCGAGGAGCACCACGTCATGACTGCCCCCGGTACCCCCATCGCCGTCATCACCGGAGCGAGCAGCGGAATCGGCGCGGCCACGGCCAGGCAGCTGGCCGCCGCCGGCTACCGCGTGGTGCTCACCGCCCGGCGCAAGGACCGCATCGAGGACCTGGCCGCCGAGATCAACGAAGCCGGCCACCAGGCCACCGCCTACGCCCTGGACGTCACCGACCGCGCCGCCGTCGACGAGTTCGCCACCGCCTTCAACAGCCTCGCCGTCCTCGTCAACAACGCGGGCGGCGCCCTTGGCGCGGACCCCGTCGCCACCGGCGACCCGGCCGACTGGCGCCAGATGTACGAGGTCAACGTCATCGGCACGCTGAACGTGACACAGGCCCTGCTCCCGGCCCTCACCGCGAGCGGCGACGGCACGGTCGTCGTCCTCTCCTCCACCGCCGGCCACTCCACCTACGAGGGCGGCGCCGGCTACGTGGCCGCCAAGAACGGCGCCCGCGTCCTCGCCGAGACCCTCCGCCTGGAGATCGTCGGCACCCCGGTCCGCGTCATCGAGATCGCCCCCGGCATGGTCAAGACCGACGAGTTCGCCGCCACCCGCTTCCGCGGCGACACCGAAAAGGCGGCGAAGGTCTACGCGGGCGTGGCGGCCCCCCTCACGGCGGACGACGTGGCCGACACCATCACCTGGGCCTGCACCCGCCCCCCGCACGTCAACATCGACCTCCTGGTAGTCCGCCCCCGAGCCCAGGCCTCCAACACCAAGGTCCACCGCGAGCTGTAGGACGACAGGGCGAAGGGAGGGGCCGGCGCACCGCGCCACCCCCTCCCTTCCACCCCCGTGAAGCGGCGGCTCAGCCCTTCACGCAGATGACCTGCTTCAGCTTGGCGACGACCTCCACGAGGTCCCGCTGCTGTTCCATCACCTGCTCGATCGGCTTGTACGCGCCCGGGATCTCGTCCACGACGCCGGAGTCCTTGCGGCACTCCACACCCCGCGTCTGCTCCTCCAGGTCCCGCACCGTGAAGCGACGCTTCGCCTCGCTCCGGCTCATCCGCCGCCCCGCACCGTGCGAGGCGGAGTTGAAGGCCTTCTCGTTGCCGAGCCCCTTCACGATGTACGAGCTCGTGCCCATCGAGCCCGGGATGATCCCGAACTCACCGGAGCCGGCCCGGATCGCACCCTTCCGCGTGACCAGCAGGTCCATGCCCTCGTACCGCTCCTCCGCCACGTAGTTGTGATGGCAGGAGATCACCGGATCGAAGGTCACCTTCGCCTTGCGGAACTCCCGGCGAAGGACCTCCTGGAAGAGCGCCATCATGACGGCCCGGTTGTACTTCGCGTAGTCCTGAGCCCAGTGGAGGTCGTTCCGATAGGCCGCCATCTGTGGGGTGTCAGCGACGAACACCGCCAGGTCCCTGTCCACCAAGCCCTGGTTGTGCGGCAGTTTCTGCGCCTCGCCGATGTGGTACTCGGCGAGTTCCTTGCCGATGTTGCGCGATCCGGAGTGAAGAACGAGCCACACGTCACCCTGCGCGCTTATGCAGAATTCCACATAGTGATTCCCCCCGCCGAGCGTTCCCATCTGCTGGGCAGCCCGCTCGCGACGGAACTTCACCGGATCGGCAACCGTGTCGAACCGCGCCCAGAAGTCCCCCCACCCCGCCGTCGGGAACTGGTACAGCCGCCCCGGGTCCACCTCCGTGCGGTGCAGGCCGCGCCCCACCGGGATCGCCTGCTCGATCTTCGAGCGGAGGCGGGACAGGTCGCCCGGCAGGTCGTTCGCCGTCAGTGAGGTCTTGACCGCCGACATCCCGCAGCCGATGTCCACACCGACCGCCGCCGGACAGACCGCACCCTGCATCGCGATCACCGAACCGACCGTCGCACCCTTGCCGTAGTGCACGTCCGGCATCACGGCCAGGCCCTTGATCCACGGCAGCGTCGCCACGTTCTGCAACTGCTGCATGGCACCGCCCTCCACCGTGGCGGGATCGGCCCACATCCGGATCGGCACCTTCGCTCCCGGCACCTCGACGTACGACATACTCCCTCGATTCCCCCGAAAAGTCTGATAACGCAAAAACCGGAGCCAAAGCCCGTACAGGTGACAGCGGACCGGCATCAACAGCTGCGTGTGCGATAGACATTGTGTCCATCGGCCGGGTTCGCGCGGCAAACAGTTTTCGGGAAAGACTTCGGGAGAAGGGAGCCTGGGACCGTGCAGCGAAAGAGGTACGCCCCCGGCCGCACCGGGTCCGCGGCTCGCACCGCCGTCGCCCTCGCCCTGGGCCTCGGCCTGGGCATCGGCCTCACCGGTTGCTCCAGCGGGACCCCCGCCGACGACATCGCCGTCGACGCCAAGGCCGGCCCAGCCGAGCCCGTCGCGCCCCCGGGCCGCTACCACACCCTCTTCGAGCCCTGCGGCTCCGTCCCGCAGGCCGCGCTCAAGGACATGCTCCCGGGTGCCGCCGCGCTGCCCGACCCCGAGCGGGGCAAGGCGTACCGCGGCTCCGCCGCCGTCACGTACGACACCGACCGGCGCGTCGGCTGCACGTGGAAGGCCGACACCCCCGACACCTCGCACCGGCTCGCCCTCGACATCGAGCGGGTCGTCTCGTACGACACCGCCGTCAGCGACGACGACCGGGCGCAGGAGGTGTACGTCCGCAAGCAGCTCGCGGCCGGCATCCCCCTGCCCGTGACACCGCAGCCCACGACGCCCCCGGCGTCACCGAGCACGGGCACGGGCGCGGGCGACGGCAAGGGCACCCGGCCCGGCCAGACCTCCCCCGGCGGCACCCCCTCGGACAAGGCCTCCACGAACGCCAGGACGACGAACGTCACGACGAACGCCGCCAAGGCCACCCCCGGCAACCCGGGCACCTCGGGCGCCCCCGCCGGCACCCCCACCCCCACCGTCGACCCCACCGGCCTCGAACCCCGCGTCCTCGAAGGCCTCGGCGAGATCGCGTACCTCGACGACGTCCTCAGCAAGGTCGGCGCGAACGGCCATCAGCGGGTCGTCAGCGTGGTGTTCCGCACATCCAACGTCATCGTGACCGTCTCCTACCGGGAGCAGACCAACGGCTCCGCGGAGGCCCCGGACAGCAAGGAACTGCAGGAAAAGGCCCGGAACCTGGCCCGGCTGCTCGCCGAACGGCTGGAGGAGTAGCCGTTCGTCTCCGCTCCGTGAGCGGACGGCGACCACGTAACGTGTCGGCGTACCCGTGGCCCCACGCCGTGGCCGTACCCGAGACCCACGCCGGACCAGTACGACAAGCGACTGAAGGAACCATGCAGCGAACCGCCCCGCGACTCACCCGCATACTCGCCTGCGCCGCCGTCCCGGTGATGCTCGTCGTCGCCGGCTGCTCCTCGGACTCCGGGGACTCCGGCGGCGCCGGTTCGACGGGGTCGAAGGACAAGGGCGCCGCGTCCGCCACCGCGACCCCCACGCCCTCGCAGACGACGAAGACGGTCGAGCCGGCGAAGTTCACGGAGCTGCCCCAGGCCTGCAAGGCGATCACCGCCAAGACCGTCGCCGCCCTGGTTCCCAAGGCGAAGACCAAGAGCGGCACGCCCGCCCCCTCCAGCGACCTCACCAGCCGCAGCGGCTGCTCGTGGAACGGCCTGGACGACAAGGGCGTGAAGGGCTCGCAGTACCGCTGGCTCGACGTGTCCTTCTACCGGTACGAGTCGGACACCTCCCTCGGCAGCGGCCAGGAGCGCGCCCAGGAGAACTTCACCAAGGAGCTCGGCAAGGTCCAGCAGACCGAGGGCGCCAAGAAGCTCCGCACCGCCCCGGCCCCCGGCATCGGCGAGGAGGCTCAGGCGGTCACGTACCAGCTGCGCAAGACGAACGAGGACTTCGTCTACACCTCCGTCGTGGCGCGCACGGGCAACGTCCTGGTGCTGCTCTCCTACAACGGCGCCGGTTACGCGGGCGCCGCCACCCCGAGCGAGGCATCGATCATCAAGGGCGCGACGACGGCGGCCAAGGAAGCCGTGGCCGCGGTCGTCGCAGCCAACAAGTAGTCACAAAACAGCGCAGACAGGCCTGTCGGCGCGGAGCCCGTCCCTCCCCCCGAGGGCCGGGCTTCGCGCACATGTGCCACTCTGTGCGCGCGGGATGTCGTTTGACGGGAGGGGATCGCGGGTGGCCGCGATGCAGCTGACACGCACACACCGAATACTCATCGGCCTCGTCATCGCCGGTGCGCTGATCATCGCGGGGATCGGTTTCGCGGGTTCGTACGCCGCCGTGCGGGAGCTCGCGCTGCAGAAGGGCTTCGGCACCTTCTCGTACTTCTTCCCGATCGGCATCGACGCGGGTATCTGTGTGCTGCTCGCCCTCGATCTGCTCCTGACCTGGCTCCGCATCCCGTTCCCGCTGCTCCGCCAGACCGCGTGGGTGCTGACGGCGGCGACGATCGCGTTCAACGGCGCGGCCGCCTGGCCGGACCCGCTGGGCGTCGGCATGCACGCGGTGATCCCGGTCCTGTTCGTGGTGGCCGTCGAGGCCGCGCGGCACGCGGTGGGCCGGATCGCGGACATCACGGCGGACAAGCACATGGAGGGCGTCCGGCTGACCCGCTGGCTGCTCTCCCCTGTGCCGACGTTCCGGCTGTGGCGCCGGATGAAGCTGTGGGAGCTGCGCTCGTACGAGCAGGTCATCAAGCTGGAGCAGGAGCGGCTGATCTACCAGGCGCGGCTGCAGGCCCGTTTCGGCCGCAGCTGGCGGCGCAAGGCGCCGGTGGAGGCGCTGATGCCGCTGCGGCTCGCGCGGTACGGGGTGCCGCTGGCGGAGACGGCCGCGGCGGGCCTGGCCGCGGCCGGCATCGAACCGGCCCTGCTGCCCCCGCAGCCGCAGGCACCGGCGCAGCTGCCCCAGCAGCCCCAGCCGCACCTCCAGCCCCAGTTGCAGCATGCAGCGCAGGCACCGCTGCCGCAGCAGCTTCCGCACCCTGGCCTTCCGCAGGGGGATGTGCCGGCAGCGCCCGTGAACCACGAGAGCCCGTGGTTCGACACGCAGCAGCTGTCCCCGGAGACGTACGAGGGCACGTACAACCCGCGGATCGTCGAGGGTCTGGAGCCCATGCCGGTCCCGGTCCCGCAGGGACCGGAGGATGTGCCTCCGTCGGGTCCCGAGGAGTTCGTCGAGTACCCCGAGTACGTGGAGCAGGTGGAGCCGCAGGAGCAGCAGGAGCCGCCGGCCGACGACTTCCGTGAGGTCGTCCACAAGCTCACCTGGGCGTACGCCGTGGAGCACAACCGCTTCCCGGAGGACCCGGAGCTCGAGCGCCAGGTGGCCGAGTACTACGGCGTCCAGCGGCTCCGCGATCCCGAGCTGCTGCACCGGCTGATTCCTGAGATCCAGCAGGAGATCCAGCGGGACATGACCGAGTACGACACTCCCTGACCGACCCAGCAGCGCGCAAAGGGGCCGCCACCCGGATCCGGGTGGCGGCCCCTTTCACGTACTCACGTACTCACGTACTCACGCTCACGCGCCGAGCAGCTTCCTCACTCGGTCCGCGCCCACCGCGAGCAGCAGCGTGGGCAGTCGCGGCCCGGTCTCGCGGCTGACCAGGAGCTTGTACAGCAGGGCGAAGAACGCGCGCTGCGCGAGCTTCAGCTCGGGCGTCGGCTTTGCCTCGGGGTCGAGACCGGCCAGCACCTTCGGGACGCCGTAGACGAGCGTGGTGAGCCCGTCGAGCGACCAGTGGGTGTCGAGGCCCGCCAGGAGGAGGCGGAGCGACTCGCGGCCCTCGTCGTCGAGGGAGCCGAGCAGCTCGGTGTCGGGCTCCTCGCGGACGATGGTGCGCTGGTCGGCCGGGACCTGGCTGGTGATCCAGTTCTCGGCGCGGTCCAGCCGCGGACGGACCTCGTCGAGGGAGGTGACCGGGTTCTCCGGGTCGAGCTCGGTCAGGATCCGCAGGGTCTGCTCGTCGTGGCCGGCGGTGATGTCCATGACCGAGGCGAGCGTCCGGTACGGCAGCGGGCGCGGGGTGCGCGGCAGCTCGCCGGCGGCCGTGCGGGCGGCACGGGCGTGCGCGGCGGCGTCCGCGGGCAGCACGCTGCCGTCCGCGACCTTGGCCTCCAGCTTGTCCCACTCGTCGTACAGCCGCTGGATCTCCTGGTCGAAGGCGATCTTGAACGACTGGTTGGGCCGACGACGGGCGTACAGCCAGCGGAGCAGCGGTGCTTCCATGATCTTCAGCGCGTCGGCGGCGGTCGGGACGCCACCGCGCGAGGAGGACATCTTGGCCATGCCGCTGATGCCGACGAAGGCGTACATCGGGCCGATCGGCTGGACGCCGTCGAAGATCTCGCGGACGATCTGGCCGCCGACGACGAAGGACGAGCCGGGCGAGGAGTGGTCGACGCCGGAGGGCTCGAAGATGACGCCCTCGTACGCCCAGCGCATCGGCCAGTCGACCTTCCAGACCAACTTGCCGCGGTTGAACTCGCTGAGCTTCACGGTCTCGGCGAAGCCGCAGTTGGCGCAGGTGTAGGCCAGCTCGGTGGTCTCGTCCTCGTACGACGTGACGGTCGTCAGGTCCTTCTCGCACTGCCCGCAGT contains:
- a CDS encoding SDR family NAD(P)-dependent oxidoreductase, with amino-acid sequence MTAPGTPIAVITGASSGIGAATARQLAAAGYRVVLTARRKDRIEDLAAEINEAGHQATAYALDVTDRAAVDEFATAFNSLAVLVNNAGGALGADPVATGDPADWRQMYEVNVIGTLNVTQALLPALTASGDGTVVVLSSTAGHSTYEGGAGYVAAKNGARVLAETLRLEIVGTPVRVIEIAPGMVKTDEFAATRFRGDTEKAAKVYAGVAAPLTADDVADTITWACTRPPHVNIDLLVVRPRAQASNTKVHREL
- a CDS encoding FAD-dependent monooxygenase — encoded protein: MSTTEKTDTDVLVVGAGPTGLLLAGDLATAGIGVTLVERRPHGLSNMTRAFGVHARTLEQLDARGLADELLTTGTTLDRARLFGALDLDLTRLPSRFNHLLVTPQYEVERLLERRAVSAGVTFRYGTELRGLRQDAGTVTAELTDPDGAPLTLTARQLVGADGVRSAVRTALGLPFPGGSVIRSLVLADVRLAEEPAESFTVSGSGDSFAFLAPFGDGWYRVMGWSRTRQVADSEPVDLDEVREIARLAFGTDHGMHDPRWISRFHSDERQAPAYRVGRVFLAGDAAHVHSPAGGQGMNTGLQDAANLSWKLTAVLRGDAPDPEALLDSYQSERHPVGAMVLRSSGAIVRLAMAHTPLTRAARTLTARFLGAVRPASARALGMISGIGIAYAPPAGAARPAGRRAPDARLREGRLYELLRRGEFVLIAPEGEPPALPGTAPVAPGHLVRATWTDPARRTAVLVRPDGYVQWTSR
- a CDS encoding DUF3558 domain-containing protein; protein product: MQRKRYAPGRTGSAARTAVALALGLGLGIGLTGCSSGTPADDIAVDAKAGPAEPVAPPGRYHTLFEPCGSVPQAALKDMLPGAAALPDPERGKAYRGSAAVTYDTDRRVGCTWKADTPDTSHRLALDIERVVSYDTAVSDDDRAQEVYVRKQLAAGIPLPVTPQPTTPPASPSTGTGAGDGKGTRPGQTSPGGTPSDKASTNARTTNVTTNAAKATPGNPGTSGAPAGTPTPTVDPTGLEPRVLEGLGEIAYLDDVLSKVGANGHQRVVSVVFRTSNVIVTVSYREQTNGSAEAPDSKELQEKARNLARLLAERLEE
- a CDS encoding YnfA family protein, whose translation is MITARSLALFVLAALFEIGGAWLVWQGVREHRGWIWIGGGVLALGVYGFVATLQPDAEFGRVLAAYGGVFVAGSLAWGMVADGYRPDRWDVIGALVCLAGMALIMYAPRGR
- a CDS encoding RtcB family protein, producing MSYVEVPGAKVPIRMWADPATVEGGAMQQLQNVATLPWIKGLAVMPDVHYGKGATVGSVIAMQGAVCPAAVGVDIGCGMSAVKTSLTANDLPGDLSRLRSKIEQAIPVGRGLHRTEVDPGRLYQFPTAGWGDFWARFDTVADPVKFRRERAAQQMGTLGGGNHYVEFCISAQGDVWLVLHSGSRNIGKELAEYHIGEAQKLPHNQGLVDRDLAVFVADTPQMAAYRNDLHWAQDYAKYNRAVMMALFQEVLRREFRKAKVTFDPVISCHHNYVAEERYEGMDLLVTRKGAIRAGSGEFGIIPGSMGTSSYIVKGLGNEKAFNSASHGAGRRMSRSEAKRRFTVRDLEEQTRGVECRKDSGVVDEIPGAYKPIEQVMEQQRDLVEVVAKLKQVICVKG
- a CDS encoding DUF3558 domain-containing protein: MQRTAPRLTRILACAAVPVMLVVAGCSSDSGDSGGAGSTGSKDKGAASATATPTPSQTTKTVEPAKFTELPQACKAITAKTVAALVPKAKTKSGTPAPSSDLTSRSGCSWNGLDDKGVKGSQYRWLDVSFYRYESDTSLGSGQERAQENFTKELGKVQQTEGAKKLRTAPAPGIGEEAQAVTYQLRKTNEDFVYTSVVARTGNVLVLLSYNGAGYAGAATPSEASIIKGATTAAKEAVAAVVAANK